The Marinilabiliales bacterium DNA window AATATGGAACGGCTCTTCATAGTAAAAAGTCCTGCAGGACCGGGAGTAGGCTATGGGGGCTCCCTCCATCTTAAGGTCATCCATTACCTCGTAGAGGCGGGTGCGGCTGATACCCAGACGCCGGGCAAACTCCCCGGGTGTGCCGGTGCACTCCTGCTCAACCAGCTTGTGTATCATCTCAATCCTTTCAATATATTGCAAAACCTTCATCATTGATGGTTTAATAATTGTTTTCCTCCCAAAGTCCGAAAGCGGGAACCTGCTTCTCCCACATCCGGCGAAACGGACCGTCGGCAGATATCAGTTCATGGAAGCTGCCTTCCTGCACAAGCCGGCCCCTCTCCAGCATTATAACATGTTCGGCTATGCTAAGGGTTGAAAGCCTGTGTGCTATTACTATCACCGTCCTGCCCTGGCTGCGAAGATGCTCTATGGCGCTCCGCACATACTCTTCTGCCAGCGAATCGAGCGATGAGGTGGCCTCATCCAGTATAAGCACAGCAGGATCCCTGTAAAGCGCCCTCGCTATCGCGATACGCTGTTTCTGGCCTCCTGAAAGATTTGAGCCGTTCTCTCCCAGGAGCGTGTTATATCCGGCTGGCAGCTCCTCTACAAAATCATTCATTCCCAGCTTTCTGCATATATGAAGGATCTTCTCCATATCCGGATCGAAATCGTCAAGTGCAATGTTCTCGGTTACACTGCCCGAAAAAATGTCGATCCTCTGTGGTACGACAGATATGACCCTTCTGAGGGAATTGCTGCTGAACCTGCGTATGTCATGGTCGCCAATGAGTATCCGGCCTGAAAGCAGAGGGTAGATATTCTGCAGCAGAGATGCCAAAGTTGTTTTCCCCGATCCGCTCTCTCCTGCTATGGCTGTGACCTTACCTTTGGGTATCCGCAGGTTCAGGTTGTCGAATACATCAACCCGGGTACCGTACCTGAAGGCAACGTCGTTGAACACTATGTCGCCGGTCATTTCCGCGTTAAGCGTAATAAGTCCTTCACATTGCTCCGATTCAAGGTCAAATATTTCAAAGAGCCTGTCTGCAGCGATAAAGGCGTCCTGCAGGTTTCGGTTGAACCCTATGATATCGGCCACAGGAGCGGTGAAGTACCCGGTAACGGCATAGAATGAAAGAAGTTCGCCGGGGGTTATGGAGTTGCCAAGGACGTACCCGGCGCCAGCCCACAGCACGATAAGGGTTAGTAACTGCGTAACGAAGCTGGTGGCGCCGCCGGAGAAGATGTTATTGAGTCCCGACCGGTAGGCTGTGCCGAGAAGGTCGACAAACCGGGTTTCGGTCTTCAGCGTGGCAATCTCCTCGAGGGCAAACCGTTTTATGGTGCCCGCAGAGCTTAGCGATTCGACGAGTTGTGCCTCCAGGTCGGCGGCACGTTCCATAACCCTGCGCTGCACCTTCCTGTTGAGACGGTCGTAAACAAGGTAGATGATGGCGTAGGCGGGAACAACAACCAGTATCACAAGGGCCATCTTCCAGTAATAGGTGAACATCAGGGCGAAGGAGACGATCAGTATCAGAATGCTGACTATCAGGTTTATTGACACATCGTTGATGAAGGCTCGTATCTTGACGGCGTCGCCTATGCGCGATATGATCTCGCCGGTGCGCATGTTGTCGAAAAAGGACTGGGGCAGCTTCATCAGGTGACGGT harbors:
- a CDS encoding DNA-binding protein, translated to MMKVLQYIERIEMIHKLVEQECTGTPGEFARRLGISRTRLYEVMDDLKMEGAPIAYSRSCRTFYYEEPFHI
- a CDS encoding peptidase domain-containing ABC transporter, which codes for MPVPVKQRDITDCGAACLASVASHYGMQMPVSKIRQFAGTDKRGTNVLGLVEASKKMGFLAKGVRGEFESLFKIPKPAIAHIIVNETLHHYVVLVAATSRCITVMDPAEGKMRRISHEEFRKQWTGVLVILYPGREFTPLREKVTPSLRLWHLVRPNAGVLFQALCGALLFSVLGLSTAIFVGRLVDNVIPSGNANLLNLLGIAMAAIIMLRVLLSIFQWLFVLKTGQKIDAGLIMGYYRHLMKLPQSFFDNMRTGEIISRIGDAVKIRAFINDVSINLIVSILILIVSFALMFTYYWKMALVILVVVPAYAIIYLVYDRLNRKVQRRVMERAADLEAQLVESLSSAGTIKRFALEEIATLKTETRFVDLLGTAYRSGLNNIFSGGATSFVTQLLTLIVLWAGAGYVLGNSITPGELLSFYAVTGYFTAPVADIIGFNRNLQDAFIAADRLFEIFDLESEQCEGLITLNAEMTGDIVFNDVAFRYGTRVDVFDNLNLRIPKGKVTAIAGESGSGKTTLASLLQNIYPLLSGRILIGDHDIRRFSSNSLRRVISVVPQRIDIFSGSVTENIALDDFDPDMEKILHICRKLGMNDFVEELPAGYNTLLGENGSNLSGGQKQRIAIARALYRDPAVLILDEATSSLDSLAEEYVRSAIEHLRSQGRTVIVIAHRLSTLSIAEHVIMLERGRLVQEGSFHELISADGPFRRMWEKQVPAFGLWEENNY